Proteins encoded together in one Penaeus vannamei isolate JL-2024 chromosome 41, ASM4276789v1, whole genome shotgun sequence window:
- the LOC113828250 gene encoding homeotic protein empty spiracles-like: protein MSFERLREEALGNSAPLATARNNRHSLVPFRTRRTWDPLGGSRRRAIRTSLPKMFTINSILHSGRPPPSPPSPVKEWVSAGEAAAAGAPSISVPSTSSSFSSSSSWGAAVPGPPSPPALVSATPLLPRVSPAPTCRSLTPSLLSSVSQLLDLSALLPASSSFAVDSSASSASAFHSAASAFVPIPASTSTALPTAAAPCHSPALPAVAEGKIGACPHQRLAPPAASGVPSVPQAPSAPSRSQTPFVSPATPSPHALHTPFMPPAGALHTVYSAHLPYHSALHSGYAAHSAPIAPSPFAYAPLGPVPSPAVARTPSGLALPPLQPTRPLLPAAPPATPSGAAQPPDEDGKGGSRDFAPSLHPPAQRPPPPLPLPPLPPLHPPQRPPPPPLPPRFLPPPTSPDGALTARLLLPSPPSRPLGVAEALEASEKGGGAHFPLRETRTCEAEGHLVRSFHPHYLAAGYLSSSYPLGLQGTVVCDDVHWGLGNSSSSSSTRTRGSYRQAPPTNTSCSANQIKGKKSSANRDTAQSTPAPLLTSDWLITDGTRVEAREGGAVDYLKPPVTVTTSLRAKTRRRYTGYQTKQLEKWFEEYKYITPQTRKIIACELDLRERQVKTWFQNKRAKEKRRRGSTKEKDENNKETEEDKEEGKRTEEVKEDVIKDERNK from the exons ATGTCTTTTGAAAGATTACGAGAAGAGGCACTAGGCAACTCAGCCCCTCTTGCGACCGCACGGAACAACAGACATTCGCTTGTCCCATTTCGCACACGACGGACGTGGGACCCATTGGGGGGAAGTCGTCGCCGTGCCATTCGGACGAGTCTTCCCAAGATGTTCACGATCAACAGTATCCTCCACTCGGGGcggcctcctccttcgcctccgtcGCCCGTGAAGGAGTGGGTTTCGGCGGGAGAAGCAGCTGCAGCAGGAGCGCCCTCGATATCCGTTCCTTcgacgtcctcctccttctcctcctcttcttcctgggGCGCGGCGGTTCCtgggcctccttcgcctcccgccCTGGTCTCCGCGACGCCGCTCTTGCCCCGCGTGTCTCCTGCGCCCACGTGCCGGTCCCTGACGCCCTCGCTGCTCTCCTCCGTGAGCCAGCTCCTGGACCTCTCGGCGCTCCTCCCCGCCTCCAGCAGCTTCGCCGTGGACTCGAGCGCGTCTTCGGCGAGCGCGTTCCATTCCGCCGCCAGCGCCTTCGTTCCCATCCCCGCCTCGACGTCGACGGCCCTCCCGACGGCCGCTGCGCCCTGTCACTCGCCGGCGCTCCCTGCCGTGGCCGAGGGGAAGATCGGCGCCTGTCCTCACCAGCGCCTCGCTCCTCCGGCCGCCAGTGGGGTCCCCTCGGTCCCTCAGGCTCCCTCGGCCCCCTCGCGCTCGCAGACGCCCTTTGTCTCCCCCGCCACGCCCTCGCCTCACGCGCTGCACACTCCCTTCATGCCCCCGGCAGGTGCCCTCCACACGGTCTACTCTGCCCACCTGCCGTACCACAGTGCCCTCCACTCGGGCTACGCCGCCCACAGCGCGCCCATCGCCCCGAGCCCCTTCGCCTACGCCCCGCTCGGCCCCGTGCCCAGCCCGGCCGTCGCAAGGACCCCCTCCGGCCTCGCCCTCCCTCCGCTGCAGCCCACGAGGCCCCTCCTCCCGGCCGCGCCTCCCGCCACCCCGTCAGGAGCAGCGCAGCCCCCGGACGAGGACGGGAAAGGCGGCAGTCGAGACTTCGCTCCTTCGCTCCACCCTCCTGCCCAGCgacctcctccgccccttcccctcccccctcttcctcccctccaccctcctcagcgacctcctccaccccctctcccccctagatTCCTCCCCCCTCCGACCTCTCCCGACGGCGCCCTCACCGCCCGGCTGCTCCTCCCGagccctccctctcggcctcttGGCGTCGCGGAGGCCCTGGAGGCGAgcgagaaggggggcggggctcACTTCCCCCTCCGGGAGACGAGGACGTGTGAGGCCGAGGGCCATCTCGTGCGCAGCTTCCACCCTCATTATTTGGCAGCTGGTTACCTGTCGTCCTCATACCCGCTCGGTTTGCAAGGTACTGTGGTTTGTGATGATGTGCATTGGGGTCTAgggaatagcagtagtagtagtagtactagaa CCAGAGGTTCCTATagacaagccccgcccacaaatACATCTTGCTCAGCCAATCagataaaaggtaaaaaatcTTCAGCCAATCGGGACACAGCACAGAGCACACCAGCACCACTTCTCACTTCTGATTGGCTGATAACTGACGGCACCCGGGTGGAGGCTAGGGAGGGCGGGGCCGTTGACTACCTCAAGCCAC CTGTCACCGTGACCACTTCACTAAGGGCCAAAACCCGGCGCCGTTACACAGGATATCAGACCAAACAGCTCGAGAAATGGTTTGAGGAATATAAATACATCACACCGCAGACAAGGAAGATTATTGCCTGTGAACTTGACTTAAGAGAACGCCAG GTGAAGACTTGGTTCCAAAacaagcgagcgaaagagaagcgaagacgaGGCAGc acgaaggagaaagacgagaataacaaggagacagaagaggataaggaagaagggaagagaacagaggaagtgaaggaagacgTGATAAAAGATGAGAGGAATAAGTGA